A stretch of Schistocerca americana isolate TAMUIC-IGC-003095 chromosome 3, iqSchAmer2.1, whole genome shotgun sequence DNA encodes these proteins:
- the LOC124606213 gene encoding uncharacterized PE-PGRS family protein PE_PGRS54-like: MRATAVWAALLLQLAVVAAAPWNTGCLFSRDPDCWRSHAGTSVDNHALGTLHTQNSALTPAKDKTDNRWPHIRQQEAENGESEQNHLVDVKKKYLHELTRLLQGIMPEREDRSRSDSDSISDSSSSSSSSSDSDSSSSSSSSSSSEENNISNTENSSSNEFGSGQDGLSGENGSGSGGGSGGQAGSGGSGSGSGNGGNGGNGGNGGDGGDSVTGGDGGDGGNGGNGGDAGDSSNGGDAGDGGDGGDGGNGGDAGNGGEGGNGGDGGDGGNGSDGGDGGDGGSGGDAGNGGDGGNGGDGGNGGSGGNAGDGGDGGDGGDSGNGGGAGDGGDGGNGGDGGDGGDGGNGGDGGDGGDGSSGGDGGNGGDGGNGGDGGDGGDGSSGGDAGNGGDGGNGGDGGNGGSGGDAGDGGDGGDGGDGGNGGSGGDAGDGGDGGDGGDGGNGGDAADGGDGGDGGDGGNGGDAGNGGDGGNGGDGGDGGDGSSGGDAGNGGDGGNGGDGGNGGSGGDAGDGGDGGDGGDGGNGGDAADGGDGGDGGNGGNGGDAGDGGNGGDGGDGGDGGSGGDAGDGGDGGSGGDAGDGGDGGDGGNGGDAGDGGDGGNGGNGGDGGSGGDGGNGGDGGNGGDGGDGGDGGNGSDTGDGGDGGNGGDGGDGGDGSSGGDAGNGGDGGNGGDGGNGGSGGDAGDGGDGGDGGDGGNSGDAGDGGAGGNGGDGGDGGDGGSGSDAGNGGDGGDGGDGGNGGDAGDGGDGGDGGNGGNGGDAGDGGNGGDGGDGGDGGSGGDAGDGGDGGSGGDAGDGGDGGDGGNGGDAGDGGDGGDGGNGGDAGDGGDGGDGGNGGDAGDGGAGGNGGDGGDGGDGGSGSDAGNGGDGGDGGDGGNGGDAGDGGDGGDGGNGGNGGDAGDGGNGGDGGDGGDGGSGGDAGDGGDGGSGGDAGDGGDGGDGGNGGDAGDGGDGGDGGNGGDAGDGGAGGNGGNGGDGGDGGSGSDAGNGGDGGDGGDGGNGGDAGNGGDSGDGGDGGNGGDAGDGGDGGNGGNGGDAGDGGDGGNGGNGGDGGEGGSGGDAGDGGDGGDGGNDGDAGDGGDGGDGGDGGDGGDGGSGGNAGDGGSGGDGGDGGNGGDAGDGGDGGNGGDGGDGADGGSGGDAGDGGDGGDGGNGGDAGDGGDGGNGGDGGDGGDGGNGGDAGDGGDGGNGGNGGDGGEGGSGGDPGNGGDGGGGGDGGNGGNGGDAGDGGSGGDAGNGGNGGDAGDGGNGGDGGDGGDGGSGGDAGNGGDGGDGGDGGNGGNGGDAGDGGSGGDAGNGGNGGDGGDGGNGGDGGDGGDGGSGGDAGNGGDGGNGGDGGDGGNGGDSGSGGSGGSGGDGGNGGSGGSDGSDGSDGTDGSDGGNGDDAGNGGDGGDGGDGGNGGSGGDAGDGGDGGDGGSGGGAGNGGDGGSGGDGGDGSDGGSGGDAGDGGNGGDGGNGGDAGNGGDGGNGGDGGDGGSGGDSGNGGDGGNGGEGGDGGNGGDSGNGGDGGDGGDGGNGGSGGDAGDGGNGGNGGDGGDGGDAGNGGGGGSGGDGGNGGDGGDGGNGGNGGNGGNGGDGGNGGNGGDGGDGGNGGNGGDGGDGGDGGNGGNGGNDDDGQSNNESGSSDGGSDSDGGIGDCPAVGSCPLHEDAGSDVTLLPHATDCGQYCVCDHGVPVAMPCPAGLHFNPELRVCDWPYAAGCEVQN; encoded by the coding sequence GTACAAGTGTGGATAATCACGCCCTTGGGACACTTCACACACAGAATTCGGCACTTACCCCAGCAAAAGACAAGACTGACAACAGATGGCCACATATCCGACAGCAGGAAGCAGAAAATGGCGAAAGTGAACAAAATCATCTAGTCGATGTAAAGAAAAAGTACTTACATGAATTGACGAGACTCTTACAAGGTATTATGCCAGAGAGGGAAGACAGAAGTAGGAGCGACAGCGACAGtatcagtgacagcagcagcagcagcagcagcagtagcgacagcgacagcagcagcagcagcagcagtagtagtagcagtgaaGAGAACAATATTAGTAACACTGAAAACAGTAGCAGTAATGAATTTGGAAGTGGACAAGATGGACTTAGTGGAGAGAATGGAAGTGGAAGTGGAGGTGGTAGTGGAGGACAAGCTGGTAGTGGAGGATCTGGAAGTGGCAGTGGAAATGGTGGAAACGGTGGTAATGGAGGCAATGGTGGGGACGGTGGAGACAGTGTAACTGGAGGAGATGGAGGGGATGGTGGAAATGGAGGTAATGGTGGAGATGCAGGCGACAGCAGCAATGGTGGTGATGCCGGTGATGGAGGAGATGGTGGTGATGGAGGCAATGGTGGTGATGCTGGCAATGGAGGTGAGGGTGGCAATGGTGGTGATGGAGGAGATGGAGGAAATGGCAGTGATGGTGGAGATGGCGGGGATGGAGGCAGTGGTGGTGATGCTGGCAATGGAGGTGACGGTGGCAATGGTGGTGATGGAGGCAATGGAGGTAGTGGTGGCAATGCTGGAGATGGAGGAGATGGTGGTGATGGAGGTGACAGTGGCAATGGCGGTGGTGCTGGTGATGGAGGTGATGGTGGCAATGGTGGTGATGGTGGAGATGGAGGTGATGGTGGAAATGGAGGCGATGGTGGAGATGGAGGTGATGGAAgcagtggtggtgatggtggtaatGGAGGTGATGGTGGAAATGGAGGCGATGGTGGAGATGGCGGTGATGGAAGCAGTGGTGGTGATGCTGGCAATGGAGGTGACGGTGGCAATGGTGGTGATGGAGGCAATGGAGGTAGTGGTGGTGATGCTGGAGATGGAggagatggtggtgatggtggtgatggaggCAATGGAGGTAGTGGTGGTGATGCTGGAGATGGAggagatggtggtgatggtggtgatggaggCAATGGTGGTGATGCTGCAGATGGAggagatggtggtgatggtggtgatggaggCAATGGTGGTGATGCTGGTAATGGAGGTGATGGTGGAAATGGAGGCGATGGTGGAGATGGCGGTGATGGAAGCAGTGGTGGTGATGCTGGCAATGGAGGTGACGGTGGCAATGGTGGTGATGGAGGCAATGGAGGTAGTGGTGGTGATGCTGGAGATGGAggagatggtggtgatggtggtgatggaggCAATGGTGGTGATGCTGCTGATGGAggagatggtggtgatggtggcaaTGGAGGCAACGGTGGTGATGCTGGAGATGGTGGAAATGGAGGCGATGGTGGTGATGGAGGTGATGGAGGCAGTGGTGGTGATGCTGGAGATGGAGGTGATGGAGGCAGTGGTGGTGATGCTGGAGATGGAGGAGATGGTGGTGATGGAGGCAATGGTGGTGATGCTGGTGATGGAGGTGATGGTGGAAATGGAGGCAATGGAGGTGACGGAggcagtggtggtgatggtggcaaTGGAGGAGATGGAGGAAATGGAGGCGATGGTGGAGATGGAGGTGATGGAGGCAATGGCAGTGATACTGGTGATGGAGGTGATGGTGGAAATGGCGGTGATGGTGGAGATGGCGGTGATGGAAGCAGTGGTGGTGATGCTGGCAATGGAGGTGACGGTGGCAATGGTGGTGATGGAGGCAATGGAGGTAGTGGTGGTGATGCTGGAGATGGAggagatggtggtgatggtggtgatggtggcaaTAGTGGTGATGCTGGTGATGGAGGTGCTGGTGGAAATGGTGGTGATGGTGGAGATGGAGGTGATGGCGGCAGTGGTAGTGATGCTGGCAATGGAggagatggtggtgatggtggtgatggaggCAATGGTGGTGATGCTGGTGATGGAggagatggtggtgatggtggcaaTGGAGGCAACGGTGGTGATGCTGGAGATGGTGGAAATGGAGGCGATGGTGGTGATGGAGGTGATGGAGGCAGTGGCGGTGATGCTGGAGATGGAGGTGATGGAGGCAGTGGTGGTGATGCTGGAGATGGAGGAGATGGTGGTGATGGAGGCAATGGTGGTGATGCTGGTGATGGAGGAGATGGTGGTGATGGAGGCAATGGTGGTGATGCTGGTGATGGAGGAGATGGTGGTGATGGAGGCAACGGTGGTGATGCTGGTGATGGAGGTGCCGGTGGAAATGGTGGTGATGGTGGAGATGGAGGTGATGGAGGCAGTGGTAGTGATGCTGGCAATGGAggagatggtggtgatggtggtgatggaggCAATGGTGGTGATGCTGGTGATGGAggagatggtggtgatggtggcaaTGGAGGCAACGGTGGTGATGCTGGAGATGGTGGAAATGGaggtgatggtggtgatggaggTGATGGAGGCAGTGGTGGTGATGCTGGAGATGGAGGTGATGGAGGCAGTGGTGGTGATGCTGGAGATGGAGGAGATGGTGGTGATGGAGGCAATGGAGGTGATGCTGGTGATGGAGGAGATGGTGGTGATGGAGGCAACGGTGGTGATGCTGGTGATGGAGGTGCTGGTGGAAATGGTGGTAATGGTGGAGATGGAGGTGATGGAGGCAGTGGTAGTGATGCTGGCAATGGAggagatggtggtgatggtggtgatggaggCAATGGTGGTGATGCTGGTAATGGAGGAGATAGTGGTGATGGTGGCGATGGAGGCAACGGTGGTGATGCTGGAGATGGAGGTGATGGTGGAAATGGAGGCAATGGTGGTGATGCTGGTGATGGAGGTGATGGTGGAAATGGAGGTAATGGCGGAGATGGAGGTGAAGGAGGCAGTGGTGGTGATGCTGGAGATGGTGGAGATGGTGGCGATGGAGGAAATGATGGTGATGCTGGCGATGGAGGTGATGGTGGAGATGGAGGTGATGGTGGAGATGGAGGTGATGGAGGCAGTGGTGGCAATGCTGGAGATGGAGgaagtggtggtgatggtggtgatggaggCAATGGTGGTGATGCTGGAGATGGAGGAGATGGTGGAAATGGaggtgatggtggtgatggagcTGATGGAGGCAGTGGTGGTGATGCTGGAGATGGAGGAGATGGTGGTGATGGAGGCAATGGCGGTGATGCTGgcgatggtggtgatggtggaaaTGGAGGCGATGGTGGAGATGGAGGTGATGGAGGCAATGGTGGTGATGCTGGTGATGGAGGTGATGGTGGAAATGGAGGTAATGGCGGAGATGGAGGTGAAGGAGGCAGTGGTGGTGATCCTGGCAATggaggtgatggtggtggtggaggtgatgGTGGAAATGGCGGCAATGGTGGAGATGCAGGTGATGGAGGCAGTGGTGGTGATGCTGGCAATGGAGGCAATGGTGGTGATGCTGGAGATGGTGGAAATGGCGGTGATGGCGGAGATGGAGGTGATGGAGGCAGTGGTGGTGATGCTGGCAATGGAGGTGATGGTGGCGATGGAGGTGATGGTGGAAATGGCGGCAATGGTGGAGATGCAGGTGATGGAGGCAGTGGTGGTGACGCTGGCAATGGAGGCAATGGTGGTGATGGTGGAGATGGTGGAAATGGCGGTGATGGTGGAGATGGAGGTGATGGAGGCAGTGGTGGTGATGCTGGCAATGGAGGTGATGGTGGAAATGGTGGTGATGGTGGAGATGGAGGCAATGGTGGTGATTCTGGCAGTGGTGGCAGTGGAGGAAGTGGAGGAGATGGTGGTAATGGTGGAAGTGGTGGCAGTGATGGCAGTGATGGTAGTGATGGCACTGATGGCAGTGACGGAGGCAATGGTGATGATGCTGGAAATGGAGGTGATGgtggggatggaggagatggaggtAATGGAGGCAGTGGTGGCGATGCTGGcgatggtggtgatggtggggaTGGAGGTAGTGGTGGAGGTGCTGGTAATGGTGGTGATGGTGgaagtggtggtgatggtggagatGGAAGTGATGGAGGCAGTGGTGGTGATGCTGGTGATGGTGGCAATGGTGGTGATGGAGGCAATGGTGGTGATGCTGGTAATGGAGGCGATGGTGGAAATGGTGGAGATGGAGGTGATGGAGGCAGTGGTGGAGATTCTGGCAATGGAGGTGATGGTGGAAATGGTGGTGAAGGTGGAGACGGTGGCAATGGTGGTGATTCTGGCAATGGAGGAGATGGTggagatggtggtgatggtggaaaTGGAGGCAGTGGTGGTGATGCTGGGGATGGAGGTAATGGTGGCAATGGTGGTGATGGAGGTGATGGTGGTGATGCTGGTAATGGTGGAGGTGGAGGAAGTGGAGGTGATGGTGGAAATGgaggagatggaggagatggaggCAATGGTGGTAATGGTGGCAACGGAGGTAATGGTGGAGATGGTGGTAATGGAGGTAATGGTGGAGATGGTGGAGATGGCGGTAATGGAGGTAATGGAGGTGATGGTggagatggtggtgatggtggcaaCGGAGGTAATGGAGGTAATGATGATGATGGCCAGTCTAATAATGAAAGTGGCAGCAGTGATGGAGGCAGTGATTCTGATGGTGGCATTGGTGACTGCCCGGCCGTCGGCAGTTGTCCATTACACGAAGATGCTGGATCAGATGTTACACTGTTGCCCCATGCCACTGATTGTGGACAGTATTGTGTATGTGACCATGGCGTTCCAGTAGCCATGCCTTGTCCTGCAGGACTCCACTTCAACCCAGAGCTGAGAGTCTGCGACTGGCCATATGCTGCTGGTTGTGAGGTACAGAACTAA